In Oncorhynchus gorbuscha isolate QuinsamMale2020 ecotype Even-year linkage group LG08, OgorEven_v1.0, whole genome shotgun sequence, one genomic interval encodes:
- the zmiz1a gene encoding zinc finger MIZ domain-containing protein 1a isoform X3 yields MEREGTVSVLSCLLEEALLSSWCEELGRLLLLRHQKSRQNEPPQGKVPMQPTMNTMKPPGGLSHGDGSFTYDSVPWQQNNNQPPGSLSVVTTVWGVTNTSQSQVLANSSSHMNPGGNPMGQGMSGGPAGLNSPQFSGQQQQFPAKGGYMQQGMYGRQGHPSGGGYSGSYPGGPNTPPGGMGMPQHSRQPGDFTQPAAAAAAAAVAAAAATATATATATVAAMQQETQNKEMNQYGQMCSSFQMGPTQAYNNQFMNQPGPRGPPGGMNPGSMGQAMNNPSMGGPPMGMNQTRASAMGPFGAHGQRMSQQGYGGPGGPRQAMPMQGMKRPYPGEPNYGGQQYGPNGQFPPQQSQYPTSNPSRPMPSPNYPGQRMPVGQGPGQYHPQGMPMGQYYKQEPFNGQNSNFSGGVYSYSQGNGAPRPGNYPHSPVPGNPTPPMTPGSSMPPYLSPNPDVKPPFPPDMKPNMTVLPPPNTTDTFKRKADVLSSCPVSPLQSANPNEELRLTFPVRDGVVLEPFRLEHNLAVSNHVYHLRPSVHQTLMWRSDLELQFKCYHHEDRQMNTNWPASVQVSVNATPLTIERGDNKTSHKPLHLKQVCQPGRNTIQITVTACCCSHLFVLQLVHRPSVRSVLQGLLKKRLLPAEHCITKIKRNFSSVVASSGNTSLNGEDGVEQTAIKVSLKCPITFRRIQLPARGHDCKHVQCFDLEWYLQLNCERGTWRCPVCNKTALLEGLEVDQYMWGILNAIQNSEFEEVTIDPTCSWRPVPIKSDLHIKEDPDGPLAKRLKTMSPSQMTMPNVMEMIAQLGPGPSHYPSGPAQHGGGGTGGNPGEYGGPRGPGNNYHGHGNFDFPHGNPSGGGGGGGLRGGGGSPMSDFINPPQLSHLPDVPVVLLSQDKPLSHGINDPMSHPSTTDQHHNSMQQQSAHMPPHPNSQSLHHGGSQAGQSLHHSSQSLQPPRQQAPTPQQQQGQNSRPHGDMNFNHSSSGIEGQISGDMPEPSLDLLPELANPDELLSYLDPPDLPSNSNDDLLSLFENN; encoded by the exons TGATGGGTCATTTACCTACGACTCGGTTCCATGGCAACAGAACAACAACCAGCCCCCAGGGTCATTGTCTGTGGTTACCACCGTGTGGGGTGTGACCAACACATCACAGAGTCAG GTGTTGGCCAACAGCTCCAGCCATATGAACCCAGGAGGTAACCCCATGGGTCAGGGTATGTCTGGGGGTCCGGCAGGCCTCAACTCCCCCCAGTTCTCCGGCCAGCAGCAGCAGTTCCCGGCCAAGGGAGGCTACATGCAGCAGGGGATGTATGGCAGGCAGGGACACCCCAGTGGAGGGGGCTACAGCGGGAG TTACCCAGGTGGTCCTAACACTCCCCCAGGGGGGATGGGGATGCCCCAACACTCCCGCCAGCCTGGCGACTTCACCCAACCAGcagctgccgctgctgctgccgctgtcGCTGCCGCCGCTGCTACGGCAACCGCCACGGCAACAGCTACCGTGGCAGCCATGCAGCAAGAGACCCAGAACAAAGAGATGAACCAGTATGGACag ATGTGTTCCTCCTTCCAGATGGGCCCAACTCAGGCATACAACAACCAGTTCATGAACCAGCCTGGCCCCAGAGGGCCCCCTGGAGGCATGAACCCAGGCAGCATGGGCCAGGCCATGAACAACCCCAGCATGGGTGGGCCTCCCATGGGCATGAACCAAACTCGAGCCTCAGCCATGGGGCCTTTTGGGGCTCACGGCCAGAGGATGTCCCAGCAGGGCTACGGAGGACCTGGAGGCCCCAGGCAGGCCATGCCTATGCAGGGAATGAAGAGGCCCTATCCTGGAGAG CCAAACTACGGGGGTCAGCAGTATGGTCCTAATGGTCAGTTCCCTCCCCAGCAGAGTCAGTACCCCACCTCTAACCCCTCCAGGCCAATGCCCTCCCCCAACTACCCGGGCCAGAGGATGCCTGTGGGGCAGGGGCCAGGCCAGTACCACCCGCAAGGCATGCCAATGGGACAGTACTATAAG CAAGAGCCATTCAATGGTCAGAACAGCAACTTCTCTGGTGGTGTATACTCATATAGTCAAGGCAACGGG GCCCCCaggccaggtaactacccccacTCCCCGGTGCCTGGTAATCCCACACCTCCCATGACCCCCGGAAGCAGTATGCCTCCGTACCTCTCGCCCAACCCGGATGTCAAGCCGCCGTTCCCGCCAGACATGAAACCAAATATGACAGTGCTTCCACCTCCCA ATACCACAGATACATTTAAACGGAAAGCTGACGTCCTATcttcctgtcctgtctctccgcTCCAATCAGCCAATCCCAACGAGGAGCTGCGGTTGACCTTCCCGGTCCGGGACGGCGTGGTATTGGAACCTTTCCGGTTGGAACACAACCTCGCCGTCAGTAATCACGTCTACCACCTGCGACCGTCGGTACATCAGACCCTCATGTGGAG GTCAGACCTGGAGCTTCAGTTCAAGTGTTACCACCACGAGGACCGACAGATGAACACCAACTGGCCTGCCTCCGTCcag GTTAGTGTCAACGCCACGCCCCTGACCATCGAGCGAGGCGACAACAAGACGTCCCATAAACCCTTGCACCTGAAGCAAGTGTGCCAGCCCGGCAGAAACACCATCCAGATCACTGTCACTGCCTGCTGCTGT TCGCACCTGTTTGTGCTGCAGCTGGTCCACAGGCCTTCAGTCCGCTCCGTCCTGCAAGGGCTCCTGAAGAAGAGACTCCTGCCTGCAGAACACTGCATCACCAAGA tTAAGAGGAACTTCAGCAGTGTAGTGGCCTCGTCGGGTAACACCAGTCTAAACGGGGAGGACGGCGTTGAGCAGACCGCCATCAAAGTCTCCCTCAAATGTCCAATCACCTTCAGGCGCATCCAGCTGCCTGCCAGGGGGCATGACTGCAAACACGTACAG TGTTTTGATCTGGAGTGGTATCTGCAGCTGAACTGTGAGAGGGGGACGTGGAGGTGTCCTGTGTGCAA TAAAACTGCATTGTTAGAGGGTTTAGAGGTGGACCAGTACATGTGGGGAATCCTCAACGCCATCCAGAA TTCGGAGTTTGAGGAGGTGACCATTGACCCAACGTGTAGCTGGCGGCCGGTGCCCATCAAGTCTGACCTCCATATTAAAGAAGACCCTGATGGACCGCTGGCCAAACGCTTAAAGACCATGAGCCCCTCCCAGATGACCATGCCCAACGTCATGGAGATGATCGCCCAGCTGGGCCCTGGCCCCTCCCATTACCCATCAGGCCCTGCTCAGCACGGGGGAGGCGGCACCGGGGGAAACCCAGGGGAGTACGGTGGCCCCAGAGGCCCAG GCAACAATTACCACGGCCACGGGAACTTTGACTTCCCCCACGGTAACCCGTCAggcgggggaggaggaggtggactgagagggggaggaggatccCCCATGAGTGACTTTATCAACCCCCCTCAGCTGTCCCACCTCCCAGACGTTCCTGTGGTTCTCCTATCCCAAGACAAGCCCCTCAGCCACGGCATCAACGACCCC atgtctCATCCTTCCACCACTGATCAGCACCATAATTCCATGCAACAGCAGAGTGCACACATGCCTCCTCACCCCAACAGCCAGTCGTTACATCACGGTGGCAGCCAAGCAGGGCAGTCGTTGCATCACAGCAGCCAATCGTTGCAGCCCCCTCGCCAGCAGGCCCCAACTCCCCAACAGCAGCAAGGCCAGAACAGTCGCCCGCATGGCGATATGAACTTTAACCACTCGTCCTCGGGCATCGAAGGTCAAATTAGTGGTGACATGCCTGAGCCCTCCCTAGAT ctgcTTCCAGAGCTGGCCAACCCAGACGAGCTCCTGTCCTATCTGGATCCTCCAGACCTCCCCTCCAACAGCAACGatgacctcctctccctcttcgaGAACAATTAA
- the zmiz1a gene encoding zinc finger MIZ domain-containing protein 1a isoform X4 has protein sequence MQPTMNTMKPPGGLSHGDGSFTYDSVPWQQNNNQPPGSLSVVTTVWGVTNTSQSQVLANSSSHMNPGGNPMGQGMSGGPAGLNSPQFSGQQQQFPAKGGYMQQGMYGRQGHPSGGGYSGSYPGGPNTPPGGMGMPQHSRQPGDFTQPAAAAAAAAVAAAAATATATATATVAAMQQETQNKEMNQYGQMCSSFQMGPTQAYNNQFMNQPGPRGPPGGMNPGSMGQAMNNPSMGGPPMGMNQTRASAMGPFGAHGQRMSQQGYGGPGGPRQAMPMQGMKRPYPGEPNYGGQQYGPNGQFPPQQSQYPTSNPSRPMPSPNYPGQRMPVGQGPGQYHPQGMPMGQYYKQEPFNGQNSNFSGGVYSYSQGNGAPRPGNYPHSPVPGNPTPPMTPGSSMPPYLSPNPDVKPPFPPDMKPNMTVLPPPNTTDTFKRKADVLSSCPVSPLQSANPNEELRLTFPVRDGVVLEPFRLEHNLAVSNHVYHLRPSVHQTLMWRSDLELQFKCYHHEDRQMNTNWPASVQVSVNATPLTIERGDNKTSHKPLHLKQVCQPGRNTIQITVTACCCSHLFVLQLVHRPSVRSVLQGLLKKRLLPAEHCITKIKRNFSSVVASSGNTSLNGEDGVEQTAIKVSLKCPITFRRIQLPARGHDCKHVQCFDLEWYLQLNCERGTWRCPVCNKTALLEGLEVDQYMWGILNAIQNSEFEEVTIDPTCSWRPVPIKSDLHIKEDPDGPLAKRLKTMSPSQMTMPNVMEMIAQLGPGPSHYPSGPAQHGGGGTGGNPGEYGGPRGPGNNYHGHGNFDFPHGNPSGGGGGGGLRGGGGSPMSDFINPPQLSHLPDVPVVLLSQDKPLSHGINDPMSHPSTTDQHHNSMQQQSAHMPPHPNSQSLHHGGSQAGQSLHHSSQSLQPPRQQAPTPQQQQGQNSRPHGDMNFNHSSSGIEGQISGDMPEPSLDLLPELANPDELLSYLDPPDLPSNSNDDLLSLFENN, from the exons TGATGGGTCATTTACCTACGACTCGGTTCCATGGCAACAGAACAACAACCAGCCCCCAGGGTCATTGTCTGTGGTTACCACCGTGTGGGGTGTGACCAACACATCACAGAGTCAG GTGTTGGCCAACAGCTCCAGCCATATGAACCCAGGAGGTAACCCCATGGGTCAGGGTATGTCTGGGGGTCCGGCAGGCCTCAACTCCCCCCAGTTCTCCGGCCAGCAGCAGCAGTTCCCGGCCAAGGGAGGCTACATGCAGCAGGGGATGTATGGCAGGCAGGGACACCCCAGTGGAGGGGGCTACAGCGGGAG TTACCCAGGTGGTCCTAACACTCCCCCAGGGGGGATGGGGATGCCCCAACACTCCCGCCAGCCTGGCGACTTCACCCAACCAGcagctgccgctgctgctgccgctgtcGCTGCCGCCGCTGCTACGGCAACCGCCACGGCAACAGCTACCGTGGCAGCCATGCAGCAAGAGACCCAGAACAAAGAGATGAACCAGTATGGACag ATGTGTTCCTCCTTCCAGATGGGCCCAACTCAGGCATACAACAACCAGTTCATGAACCAGCCTGGCCCCAGAGGGCCCCCTGGAGGCATGAACCCAGGCAGCATGGGCCAGGCCATGAACAACCCCAGCATGGGTGGGCCTCCCATGGGCATGAACCAAACTCGAGCCTCAGCCATGGGGCCTTTTGGGGCTCACGGCCAGAGGATGTCCCAGCAGGGCTACGGAGGACCTGGAGGCCCCAGGCAGGCCATGCCTATGCAGGGAATGAAGAGGCCCTATCCTGGAGAG CCAAACTACGGGGGTCAGCAGTATGGTCCTAATGGTCAGTTCCCTCCCCAGCAGAGTCAGTACCCCACCTCTAACCCCTCCAGGCCAATGCCCTCCCCCAACTACCCGGGCCAGAGGATGCCTGTGGGGCAGGGGCCAGGCCAGTACCACCCGCAAGGCATGCCAATGGGACAGTACTATAAG CAAGAGCCATTCAATGGTCAGAACAGCAACTTCTCTGGTGGTGTATACTCATATAGTCAAGGCAACGGG GCCCCCaggccaggtaactacccccacTCCCCGGTGCCTGGTAATCCCACACCTCCCATGACCCCCGGAAGCAGTATGCCTCCGTACCTCTCGCCCAACCCGGATGTCAAGCCGCCGTTCCCGCCAGACATGAAACCAAATATGACAGTGCTTCCACCTCCCA ATACCACAGATACATTTAAACGGAAAGCTGACGTCCTATcttcctgtcctgtctctccgcTCCAATCAGCCAATCCCAACGAGGAGCTGCGGTTGACCTTCCCGGTCCGGGACGGCGTGGTATTGGAACCTTTCCGGTTGGAACACAACCTCGCCGTCAGTAATCACGTCTACCACCTGCGACCGTCGGTACATCAGACCCTCATGTGGAG GTCAGACCTGGAGCTTCAGTTCAAGTGTTACCACCACGAGGACCGACAGATGAACACCAACTGGCCTGCCTCCGTCcag GTTAGTGTCAACGCCACGCCCCTGACCATCGAGCGAGGCGACAACAAGACGTCCCATAAACCCTTGCACCTGAAGCAAGTGTGCCAGCCCGGCAGAAACACCATCCAGATCACTGTCACTGCCTGCTGCTGT TCGCACCTGTTTGTGCTGCAGCTGGTCCACAGGCCTTCAGTCCGCTCCGTCCTGCAAGGGCTCCTGAAGAAGAGACTCCTGCCTGCAGAACACTGCATCACCAAGA tTAAGAGGAACTTCAGCAGTGTAGTGGCCTCGTCGGGTAACACCAGTCTAAACGGGGAGGACGGCGTTGAGCAGACCGCCATCAAAGTCTCCCTCAAATGTCCAATCACCTTCAGGCGCATCCAGCTGCCTGCCAGGGGGCATGACTGCAAACACGTACAG TGTTTTGATCTGGAGTGGTATCTGCAGCTGAACTGTGAGAGGGGGACGTGGAGGTGTCCTGTGTGCAA TAAAACTGCATTGTTAGAGGGTTTAGAGGTGGACCAGTACATGTGGGGAATCCTCAACGCCATCCAGAA TTCGGAGTTTGAGGAGGTGACCATTGACCCAACGTGTAGCTGGCGGCCGGTGCCCATCAAGTCTGACCTCCATATTAAAGAAGACCCTGATGGACCGCTGGCCAAACGCTTAAAGACCATGAGCCCCTCCCAGATGACCATGCCCAACGTCATGGAGATGATCGCCCAGCTGGGCCCTGGCCCCTCCCATTACCCATCAGGCCCTGCTCAGCACGGGGGAGGCGGCACCGGGGGAAACCCAGGGGAGTACGGTGGCCCCAGAGGCCCAG GCAACAATTACCACGGCCACGGGAACTTTGACTTCCCCCACGGTAACCCGTCAggcgggggaggaggaggtggactgagagggggaggaggatccCCCATGAGTGACTTTATCAACCCCCCTCAGCTGTCCCACCTCCCAGACGTTCCTGTGGTTCTCCTATCCCAAGACAAGCCCCTCAGCCACGGCATCAACGACCCC atgtctCATCCTTCCACCACTGATCAGCACCATAATTCCATGCAACAGCAGAGTGCACACATGCCTCCTCACCCCAACAGCCAGTCGTTACATCACGGTGGCAGCCAAGCAGGGCAGTCGTTGCATCACAGCAGCCAATCGTTGCAGCCCCCTCGCCAGCAGGCCCCAACTCCCCAACAGCAGCAAGGCCAGAACAGTCGCCCGCATGGCGATATGAACTTTAACCACTCGTCCTCGGGCATCGAAGGTCAAATTAGTGGTGACATGCCTGAGCCCTCCCTAGAT ctgcTTCCAGAGCTGGCCAACCCAGACGAGCTCCTGTCCTATCTGGATCCTCCAGACCTCCCCTCCAACAGCAACGatgacctcctctccctcttcgaGAACAATTAA